In Dioscorea cayenensis subsp. rotundata cultivar TDr96_F1 chromosome 9, TDr96_F1_v2_PseudoChromosome.rev07_lg8_w22 25.fasta, whole genome shotgun sequence, a genomic segment contains:
- the LOC120269450 gene encoding protein ESMERALDA 1 isoform X2, which yields MQLQAYNRLGSSGSGGGGGGSPSPPASPRRSSPRLVRRPSKSSGGRPPPPPRSLMQRAAWMLLSLLLRRQGIFLFAPLIYVSGMLLYMGTVSLDSVPSIISRPAPGSVYRSPELYQRLRPAMDADNSSDGLATVWKHAYKGGVWRPCINQSTNGLPESNGFIFVEANGGLNQQRTSICNAVAVAGYLNATLVIPNFHYHSIWRDPSKFSDIYDEDHFISTLTNDVRVVSKVPEFIMERYDHNMSNVHNFRIKAWSSIHHYKDVVLPKLIEERFIRISPFANRLSLNAPPVVQRLRCLANFEALRFSKPISTLAETLVSRMKERSADSDGRYIAVHLRFEEDMVAFSCCVFDGGEHEKIAMDAARERGWRGKFTKRGRVIRPGVIRISGKCPLTPLEVGLMLRGMGFSNNTLLYLASGKIYNAEKVMGPLLEMFPLLQTKEMLASAEELAPFKFPLSELFLKDGCYRLQCVSS from the exons ATGCAGCTGCAGGCGTATAATAGGCTCGGAAGCAGCGGCAGCGGCGGAGGTGGCGGCGGGTCGCCATCCCCGCCGGCTTCCCCGCGGAGGTCTTCGCCACGACTGGTTCGTCGACCGTCGAAGAGCAGCGGGGGGCGGCCTCCGCCACCGCCGCGTAGTCTGATGCAACGTGCGGCGTGGATGCTCCTCTCGCTGCTGCTCCGGCGGCAAGGGATATTTCTCTTCGCGCCGTTGATATACGTTTCCGGGATGCTGCTTTATATGGGTACTGTGTCTCTTGATAGCGTTCCTAGCATCATTTCCCGCCCGGCGCCGGGGTCTGTCTATCGGAGCCCTGAGCTCTACCAGCGCCTCCGGCCTGCGATGGATGCTGATAATTCTTCAGACGGG TTAGCAACTGTATGGAAACACGCATACAAAGGCGGTGTTTGGAGACCTTGCATAAATCAGTCCACAAATG GTTTGCCTGAATCAAATGGTTTCATATTTGTCGAGGCTAATGGAGGGTTGAATCAACAACGGACATCG ATATGTAATGCAGTTGCGGTGGCAGGATACCTGAATGCAACACTTGTTATACCAAACTTTCACTACCACAGCATATGGCGAGATCCTAG CAAATTTAGCGATATTTATGATGAAGATCACTTCATCTCCACTCTTACAAATGATGTGCGAGTAGTCAGCAAGGTACCCGAATTCATCATGGAACGATATGATCATAATATGAGCAATGTTCACAACTTCAGGATAAAAGCCTGGTCTTCAATTCATCATTATAAGGATGTGGTCCTGCCAAAGTTAATTGAAGAAAG GTTTATAAGGATTTCTCCTTTTGCAAATCGGTTGTCATTAAATGCCCCTCCAGTTGTCCAACGGCTAAGGTGTCTGGCAAATTTTGAAGCCTTACGATTTTCAAAACCTATATCAACTTTGGCTGAAACGTTGGTTTCTAGAATGAAAGAACGTAGTGCAGATAGCGATGGGAGATACATTGCGGTTCATCTCCGCTTTGAAGAG GATATGGTTGCCTTCTCttgttgtgtatttgatggTGGAGAGCACGAGAAGATAGCAATGGATGCAGCAAGAGAAAGGGGTTGGAGAGGAAAGTTCACTAAACGTGGACGCGTTATACGTCCTGGTGTGATTAGGATCAGCGGTAAATGCCCCCTTACACCCTTGGAG GTTGGCTTGATGCTCCGAGGCATGGGTTTCAGTAACAATACTTTACTTTATCTGGCTTCTGGAAAGATCTATAATGCAGAGAAAGTCATGGGTCCACTTCTTGAGATGTTTCCCCTCTTGCAAACTAAAGAGATGCTGGCATCAGCTGAAGAACTTGCGCCCTTTAAG TTTCCACTTTCAGAATTATTCCTCAAGGATGGCTGCTATAGATTACAGTGTGTGTCTTCATAG
- the LOC120269450 gene encoding protein ESMERALDA 1 isoform X1, with protein sequence MQLQAYNRLGSSGSGGGGGGSPSPPASPRRSSPRLVRRPSKSSGGRPPPPPRSLMQRAAWMLLSLLLRRQGIFLFAPLIYVSGMLLYMGTVSLDSVPSIISRPAPGSVYRSPELYQRLRPAMDADNSSDGLATVWKHAYKGGVWRPCINQSTNGLPESNGFIFVEANGGLNQQRTSICNAVAVAGYLNATLVIPNFHYHSIWRDPSKFSDIYDEDHFISTLTNDVRVVSKVPEFIMERYDHNMSNVHNFRIKAWSSIHHYKDVVLPKLIEERFIRISPFANRLSLNAPPVVQRLRCLANFEALRFSKPISTLAETLVSRMKERSADSDGRYIAVHLRFEEDMVAFSCCVFDGGEHEKIAMDAARERGWRGKFTKRGRVIRPGVIRISGKCPLTPLEVGLMLRGMGFSNNTLLYLASGKIYNAEKVMGPLLEMFPLLQTKEMLASAEELAPFKNYSSRMAAIDYSVCLHSEVFVTTQGGNFPHFLIGHRRYLYGGHSKTIKPDKKKLALLFDNRNIGWKALKHQLLNIRAHSDSKGIEIKRANDSIYTYPCPDCMCRSNKLESTKSLSSAQ encoded by the exons ATGCAGCTGCAGGCGTATAATAGGCTCGGAAGCAGCGGCAGCGGCGGAGGTGGCGGCGGGTCGCCATCCCCGCCGGCTTCCCCGCGGAGGTCTTCGCCACGACTGGTTCGTCGACCGTCGAAGAGCAGCGGGGGGCGGCCTCCGCCACCGCCGCGTAGTCTGATGCAACGTGCGGCGTGGATGCTCCTCTCGCTGCTGCTCCGGCGGCAAGGGATATTTCTCTTCGCGCCGTTGATATACGTTTCCGGGATGCTGCTTTATATGGGTACTGTGTCTCTTGATAGCGTTCCTAGCATCATTTCCCGCCCGGCGCCGGGGTCTGTCTATCGGAGCCCTGAGCTCTACCAGCGCCTCCGGCCTGCGATGGATGCTGATAATTCTTCAGACGGG TTAGCAACTGTATGGAAACACGCATACAAAGGCGGTGTTTGGAGACCTTGCATAAATCAGTCCACAAATG GTTTGCCTGAATCAAATGGTTTCATATTTGTCGAGGCTAATGGAGGGTTGAATCAACAACGGACATCG ATATGTAATGCAGTTGCGGTGGCAGGATACCTGAATGCAACACTTGTTATACCAAACTTTCACTACCACAGCATATGGCGAGATCCTAG CAAATTTAGCGATATTTATGATGAAGATCACTTCATCTCCACTCTTACAAATGATGTGCGAGTAGTCAGCAAGGTACCCGAATTCATCATGGAACGATATGATCATAATATGAGCAATGTTCACAACTTCAGGATAAAAGCCTGGTCTTCAATTCATCATTATAAGGATGTGGTCCTGCCAAAGTTAATTGAAGAAAG GTTTATAAGGATTTCTCCTTTTGCAAATCGGTTGTCATTAAATGCCCCTCCAGTTGTCCAACGGCTAAGGTGTCTGGCAAATTTTGAAGCCTTACGATTTTCAAAACCTATATCAACTTTGGCTGAAACGTTGGTTTCTAGAATGAAAGAACGTAGTGCAGATAGCGATGGGAGATACATTGCGGTTCATCTCCGCTTTGAAGAG GATATGGTTGCCTTCTCttgttgtgtatttgatggTGGAGAGCACGAGAAGATAGCAATGGATGCAGCAAGAGAAAGGGGTTGGAGAGGAAAGTTCACTAAACGTGGACGCGTTATACGTCCTGGTGTGATTAGGATCAGCGGTAAATGCCCCCTTACACCCTTGGAG GTTGGCTTGATGCTCCGAGGCATGGGTTTCAGTAACAATACTTTACTTTATCTGGCTTCTGGAAAGATCTATAATGCAGAGAAAGTCATGGGTCCACTTCTTGAGATGTTTCCCCTCTTGCAAACTAAAGAGATGCTGGCATCAGCTGAAGAACTTGCGCCCTTTAAG AATTATTCCTCAAGGATGGCTGCTATAGATTACAGTGTGTGTCTTCATAGTGAAGTATTTGTGACAACTCAAGGTGGCAACTTCCCTCATTTTCTAATTGGCCATAGGAGATATTTATATGGTGGACATTCCAAGACCATCAAACCTGATAAAAAGAAGTTAGCTTTATTGTTTGACAATCGAAATATCGG ATGGAAGGCTTTGAAGCATCAATTGTTGAACATACGAGCTCACAGTGATTCCAAGGGTATAGAGATTAAAAGAGCAAACGATTCAATATACACATACCCTTGCCCGGACTGCATGTGTCGATCAAACAAGCTAGAAAGTACGAAATCTTTATCATCAGCTCAATGA
- the LOC120268769 gene encoding uncharacterized protein LOC120268769, translating into MGALAPLANWIPEDDLLLKNAVETGASLESLAKGAVRFSRRYTIKELQDRWRSLLYDSDTAQEASARIIEIEIELSVSNAPKANRISCLRGKEHLGKRKGDSVRSHYHALRKRVCSEPHSSADLGFLVRPTSHFSGNIIGFQQNLNSRTAHIVNSDATAISSKVREPLLNDHQHLGIGASHSFPDLPMADSAVANDNIAADVFHTRHMNNVSDAFPVEMAANDCIFPVMMPSVDQPEAENATQTFQHDFIQNDVPHTVKEELGLSVICQDVQEVGQPETLQMNDSYENDGIKTKNVHAFDSTLSDHHCCGFDGSDSLISQMPECSGSLHQLGYSSPEPGVPSMWRTMNDISMPTFAIDRHFEDNQGARALLDFDNIEEMHSPGCHGAMSEAELNERISDGALKSSKTVVDSEYMDISNSYMNFTDDWENPCYNGLNSILLNSPSDSNQHPENACGSTELGAIGTVGACPVSPSFACLEKSSDLHEQKNVDHDGNDSVCISGMNDSCMTSKASHNTESHECFMACVLNTEDPEIPCNDHIFVPDQLLPQSPDFEYNPIEKSASVSPSNKALDSGKADVQPISQPFASSFKAELPMLSSVGHRHSSDGCKLEAEAIGSGSRIGVAFGDPNSCTSINVSLQSGAMSASKEESVGLNLGKHDGDFTSFGKKPIQSSDLAKLYPSKIPDICKQETEVQVEMQGHMVYQPQSSGEMLDKDPEKIKSELDQEDNLSDSENDLPNFSDIEAMILDMDLGPYDQEPYLFTKAVSRYQCVDTKKAIIRLEQGAHSYMHRAISRHGAFAVFYGRHLKYYIKSPKVSLGRATEGVKVDIDLGREGHTKKISRRQAIIKLEQDGSFFMINVGKGSIFINSKEVPAGKRINLTSGCLIEIRGMRFIFEMNQSAASQYLRNSQGSKKDQDTKFEWLPGQAS; encoded by the exons ATGGGCGCTCTGGCACCCCTAGCGAATTGGATCCCGGAGGACGATCTCCTGCTGAAGAACGCCGTTGAG ACCGGTGCTTCTTTGGAGTCATTGGCTAAAGGCGCCGTTCGTTTTTCTCGCCGATATACTATTAAGGAGCTGCAAGACAGGTGGCGTTCACTTCTCTATGATTCAGATACCGCACAAGAGGCATCGGCTCGAATTATTGAGATTGAGATTGAGTTATCAGTTTCCAATGCTCCCAAAGCTAATCGCATTTCCTGTTTGAGAGGAAAGGAACATCTCGGTAAAAGAAAAGGGGATAGTGTAAGAAGCCATTACCATGCCTTGCGAAAGAGAGTTTGCAGTGAACCTCACAGCTCTGCTGATTTGGGCTTTCTTGTGCGTCCAACTTCACATTTTTCTGGGAATATTATTGGATTTCAACAGAATTTAAATTCTCGTACTGCTCACATAGTCAATAGTGATGCCACTGCTATCAGTTCCAAAGTTCGGGAGCCTCTCCTCAATGATCATCAGCACCTTGGCATTGGTGCTTCACATAGTTTTCCTGACTTGCCAATGGCTGATTCTGCTGTTGCTAATGATAATATCGCGGCTGATGTGTTTCATACAAGGCATATGAATAATGTTAGTGATGCCTTTCCTGTTGAAATGGCAGCCAATGATTGCATCTTCCCGGTAATGATGCCATCAGTTGATCAACCTGAAGCTGAGAATGCAACGCAAACGTTTCAGCATGATTTCATACAGAATGATGTACCTCATACTGTCAAAGAAGAGTTAGGTTTGTCCGTTATCTGCCAAGATGTGCAGGAAGTTGGGCAGCCAGAAACTTTGCAGATGAACGACTCATATGAAAATGATggcataaaaacaaagaatgtaCATGCGTTTGATTCTACTCTGAGTGACCATCATTGTTGTGGTTTTGATGGAAGTGATAGCTTAATCTCACAAATGCCAGAATGTAGTGGTTCCTTGCATCAACTTGGTTATTCTTCTCCAGAACCAGGTGTTCCTAGTATGTGGAGAACAATGAATGACATTTCTATGCCAACTTTTGCTATTGACAGACACTTTGAAGACAATCAAGGGGCAAGAGCATTACTAGACTTTGATAATATTGAGGAAATGCATTCACCAGGATGTCATGGTGCCATGTCAGAAGCAGAATTGAATGAAAGGATTTCTGATGGTGcattaaaatcttcaaaaacaGTAGTAGACAGTGAATATATGGACATTTCTAACTCATATATGAACTTCACGGATGATTGGGAAAATCCATGCTATAATGGTCTAAATTCCATCCTATTGAATTCCCCTAGTGACTCTAACCAACACCCAGAAAATGCCTGTGGTTCAACTGAACTTGGTGCCATAGGGACTGTTGGTGCATGCCCTGTAAGTCCGAGTTTTGCCTGTTTGGAGAAATCAAGTGATCTCCATGAGCAGAAAAATGTTGACCATGATGGTAATGATAGTGTTTGCATTTCAGGGATGAATGATTCTTGTATGACATCTAAGGCATCTCATAATACTGAGTCTCATGAATGTTTTATGGCCTGTGTATTGAACACAGAGGATCCAGAAATCCCATGTAATGATCATATTTTTGTCCCTGATCAGTTGCTCCCACAATCTCCGGATTTCGAATATAATCCCATTGAAAAGTCTGCATCTGTTTCCCCCTCCAACAAGGCTTTAGACAGCGGGAAGGCTGATGTACAACCTATTTCACAACCTTTTGCATCTTCTTTCAAGGCAGAATTGCCTATGTTGTCAAGTGTGGGTCATAGACACTCATCTGATGGCTGTAAGTTGGAAGCTGAGGCTATTGGGAGTGGATCCAGAATTGGTGTTGCTTTTGGTGATCCAAATTCCTGCACTTCTATTAATGTTTCCCTACAATCGGGTGCCATGTCTGCTTCAAAGGAAGAAAGTGTAGGTTTAAACCTGGGGAAACATGATGGTGATTTTACCAGCTTTGGAAAGAAGCCAATTCAAAGTTCTGACCTAGCAAAGCTCTATCCATCTAAAATACCTGATATCTGTAAACAAGAAACAGAGGTGCAAGTGGAAATGCAAGGCCACATGGTATACCAACCACAGAGTTCTGGAGAAATGCTTGACAAAGATCCAGAGAAGATCAAATCGGAATTAGATCAAGAAGATAATTTATCTGATAGTGAAAATGATCTACCTAACTTCTCTGACATTGAGgctatg ATACTTGATATGGACTTGGGTCCATATGACCAGGAACCATATCTCTTCACCAAGGCAG TTTCAAGGTATCAGTGTGTGGACACTAAGAAGGCTATCATAAGGCTCGAGCAAGGTGCACACTCTTATATGCATAGAGCTATTTCGCGTCATGGAGCATTTGCAGTTTTTTACGGCCGCCATTTGAAGTATTATATAAAGTCTCCTAAG GTGTCACTTGGTAGAGCGACAGAAGGTGTGAAGGTTGATATTGATCTTGGAAGAGAAGggcacactaaaaaaatatctcGACGTCAG GCAATTATCAAGCTGGAGCAAGACGGATCATTTTTCATGATCAATGTAGGCAAGGGTTCGATCTTCATCAACAGCAAAGAAGTACCGGCCGGAAAACGTATAAATCTAACCTCAGGTTGCTTGATTGAG ATCCGGGGCATGAGATTCATATTCGAAATGAACCAATCAGCCGCAAGTCAATATCTGAGAAATTCGCAAGGAAGCAAAAAAGACCAGGACACGAAATTTGAATGGTTACCCGGTCAAGCCTCTTGA
- the LOC120268770 gene encoding pentatricopeptide repeat-containing protein At4g21065-like, whose protein sequence is MIPNKIPYLTLQVHGVSSEHQRRRRRRRRRREPMNKSNSKRRAAEQHLLSLLDTCDSIPKLHQAQAHLLKLGLHSNPLVLTKFTSTSSSLSSLSSSLSLLFSPFSSPHLYDSFLFNTLIRSLAHSSFNLLAISYFSLMLRRRLLPNKFTFPFLLKAIAAAPSPHLLGPQAHAAAIKFTFADDLFVRNTLIHMYSCCSGGFHSARKVFDGMPKTNVVSWSAMIGGYVRSGLSNEAVALFREMQVSGVRPDEVTVVAVLSACADLGALELGHWIKSFVERERIPKTLPLCNALLDALAKCGDIDGALKVFVEMPERSIVSWTSVIDGLAMHGRGREAVAVFEEMRTAGIVPDDVAFIGVLSACSHAGMVDDGRHYFASMKSEFGIEPKIQHCGCMVDLFSRAGMVEQAMEFVQSMPMRPNPVIWRTLISACRVHGKFELGESITRNLLKDEPMHGSNYVLLSNVYALSRRWEKKSEIRKVMSKQGIKKVPGCSLLEFNGEIHEFIAGDELHSKYRDVFDMVEEMGRKLKLAGYVPVLSEVLLDIDEEDKEDALHQHSEKLAIAFALLKTAPRTTIRIVKNLRVCADCHLATKFISKVYDRDIVVRDRNRFHHFKDGLCSCRDFW, encoded by the exons ATGATACCCAACAAAATACCTTATTTGACACTTCaag ttCATGGAGTTTCAAGTGAGCATCagcgtcgtcgtcgtcgtcgtcgtcgtcgtcgtgaACCAATGAACAAAAGCAACAGCAAAAGAAGAGCAGCAGAGCAACACCTCCTCTCTCTTCTCGACACCTGCGACTCCATTCCCAAGCTCCATCAAGCTCAAGCTCATCTTCTCAAGCTCGGCCTCCATTCCAACCCTCTCGTCCTCACCAAGTTCacctccacctcctcctccctctcctCCCTTTCCTCCTCCCTCTCCCTCCTCTTCTCCCCCTTCTCTTCCCCTCACCTCTATGACTCCTTCCTCTTCAACACCCTCATCCGATCTCTCGCCCACTCTTCTTTCAACCTCCTCGCCATCTCTTACTTCTCTCTTATGCTCCGCCGCCGCCTCCTTCCCAACAAGTTCACCTTCCCTTTCCTCCTCAAAGCCATCGCTGCCGCTCCCTCTCCTCACCTCCTCGGCCCCCAAGCTCACGCCGCCGCCATCAAGTTCACTTTCGCTGATGACCTCTTCGTCCGCAACACCTTGATTCATATGTACTCTTGTTGTTCTGGTGGGTTTCACTCCGCTCGCAAGGTGTTTGATGGAATGCCCAAGACGAATGTTGTCTCCTGGAGCGCCATGATTGGCGGGTACGTTCGCTCGGGGCTGTCCAACGAAGCCGTGGCACTCTTTCGTGAAATGCAGGTGAGTGGTGTCCGTCCCGATGAGGTCACTGTCGTCGCCGTCCTCTCTGCGTGCGCGGACTTGGGCGCGCTTGAGCTCGGCCACTGGATCAAGTCCTTCGTCGAGAGGGAGAGGATTCCCAAGACTCTGCCTCTTTGCAACGCGCTGCTCGACGCTTTGGCCAAATGTGGTGACATTGATGGTGCTCTGAAGGTGTTTGTGGAAATGCCTGAGAGAAGCATTGTGTCATGGACTTCAGTGATTGATGGTCTTGCTATGCATGGCCGTGGCCGGGAGGCTGTTGCCGTGTTTGAGGAGATGAGAACTGCTGGTATCGTACCCGATGATGTTGCGTTCATAGGCGTGCTCTCTGCGTGCAGCCATGCTGGTATGGTTGATGATGGTCGCCATTATTTTGCATCGATGAAGAGTGAGTTCGGCATTGAGCCGAAGATTCAGCATTGTGGTTGCATGGTGGATTTGTTTAGCCGAGCAGGGATGGTTGAACAAGCTATGGAGTTTGTGCAATCGATGCCAATGAGGCCGAACCCGGTCATTTGGCGAACACTCATCAGTGCTTGTAGAGTTCATGGTAAGTTCGAGCTCGGAGAAAGCATCACAAGAAATCTCCTCAAAGATGAACCTATGCATGGATCAAACTACGTATTGTTATCAAATGTCTATGCATTGTCCCGCCGATGGGAGAAGAAGTCGGAGATAAGGAAGGTTATGAGCAAACAAGGGATCAAGAAGGTCCCGGGTTGTAGTTTGTTAGAATTCAACGGTGAAATTCACGAGTTCATTGCCGGAGATGAGCTGCATTCGAAGTACAGAGATGTGTTTGATATGGTTGAAGAGATGGGGAGGAAGTTGAAACTCGCCGGGTATGTTCCGGTGTTATCTGAGGTGTTATTAGACATTGATGAGGAAGATAAAGAGGATGCATTGCATCAACACAGTGAAAAATTAGCCATTGCTTTCGCATTGTTAAAGACAGCTCCCCGGACGACGATAAGGATTGTCAAGAACCTTAGAGTTTGCGCCGATTGTCACTTGGCTACTAAGTTCATATCTAAAGTTTATGATCGGGACATCGTCGTTAGAGACCGAAATCGGTTTCATCATTTCAAAGATGGTCTGTGTTCTTGCAGAGATTTCTGGTGA